Proteins encoded by one window of Chondromyces crocatus:
- a CDS encoding formylglycine-generating enzyme family protein, with the protein MSRPALRPYKCILPLLVALSARACAPAGGGTPPAAIASEPEAATPPVEPPEAPAPPEAPASPEARPALRDPAAPSAEAPVEPTPALLPTDDSALADDADDPACATGMALVAGSACLAPEQRCVEYQTIPGAPPGKQTGHCLRYAERVTCFEDRRRPMRFCMDRYEWPNRRGDKPRVLTSWEEARSLCASAGKRLCTEAEFNFACEGESMRPYVYGHARDATQCNFDRPYRPRTFVFTPWERCMEDEACRAAFDAIDQRLPAGALATCRSDHGVYDLIGNVNEWVMRPDERTPHRSGIKGGWWGPVRARCRPTVTFHDEGDYGYEVGFRCCGDAG; encoded by the coding sequence ATGTCCAGGCCAGCGCTTCGCCCTTACAAGTGCATCCTTCCCTTGCTCGTCGCCCTCTCGGCGCGCGCCTGCGCGCCGGCCGGTGGCGGCACGCCGCCCGCAGCCATCGCGAGCGAGCCCGAGGCGGCGACCCCGCCCGTCGAACCTCCAGAAGCGCCCGCGCCACCAGAAGCGCCCGCGTCTCCCGAAGCCCGGCCCGCTCTACGCGACCCCGCAGCGCCCTCGGCCGAGGCCCCCGTCGAACCGACGCCCGCCCTGCTACCCACCGACGACAGCGCTCTCGCCGACGACGCCGACGACCCCGCCTGCGCAACCGGCATGGCCCTCGTCGCGGGCAGCGCCTGCCTCGCGCCCGAGCAGCGCTGCGTGGAATACCAGACCATCCCCGGCGCGCCGCCCGGCAAGCAGACCGGCCACTGCCTCCGCTACGCCGAGCGCGTGACCTGCTTCGAAGACCGCCGCCGCCCCATGCGCTTCTGCATGGATCGCTACGAGTGGCCCAACCGCCGCGGCGACAAACCCCGCGTCCTCACCTCCTGGGAAGAAGCGCGCTCGCTCTGCGCCTCCGCGGGCAAGCGCCTCTGCACCGAAGCCGAGTTCAACTTCGCCTGCGAGGGCGAGTCGATGCGCCCCTACGTCTACGGCCATGCCCGTGACGCCACGCAGTGCAACTTCGACCGCCCCTACCGACCCCGCACCTTCGTGTTCACCCCGTGGGAGCGCTGCATGGAGGACGAAGCCTGCCGCGCCGCCTTCGACGCCATCGATCAGCGCCTGCCCGCCGGCGCGCTCGCCACCTGCCGCTCCGACCACGGCGTCTACGACCTCATCGGCAACGTGAACGAGTGGGTCATGCGCCCCGACGAGCGCACGCCCCACCGCTCGGGCATCAAGGGCGGCTGGTGGGGGCCGGTCCGCGCCCGCTGCCGCCCCACCGTCACCTTCCACGACGAAGGCGACTACGGCTACGAGGTGGGCTTCCGCTGCTGCGGCGACGCGGGCTGA